The DNA sequence GCAGGTCGAGCCGCTTCACCAGCGCCTCGAAGCACAGCGGCCAGCACAGGTCCGCGCCCAGGGACAGCCCGATCTTGCGAACCACCTCGGCCATGGTCGACCTCACTCGTAGACGAGCATCAGCGGGCCCGGGAAGAGCCAGGACAGCCCCTCCCGCAGGCGATCCCGCCAGTTCTCCCAGTTGTGGCCGTCGCGCGCCTCGACGAAGCGGACGTCCATGCCCGTGGCGCCGAGCAGCGGCACCAGCGAGCGGTTCTCGTAGATCAGCGACTCGTACATGCCGCAGGAGACGAAGACCCGCTCGCTGACGGCGCGCGGCTCCCCGCGGAACTCGTTGACGAAGCCCACCACCTGGTCGAAGAGCGGCCCGCGGCGGTTGTGCGTGCCGATGTCGGTGAAGGCGAAGGAGCCGGACTGGAGCAGCAGCCGCCCCCACCGGCCCGGGTAGCGCCAGGCGGTGGAGAGGGCCCCCACCGCCCCGAAGCTGGCGCCCATGAGGCAGCGGGCCTGCGGCCGGTCCACCAGCGGGAAGCGCGAGGCCAGGTGCGGCAGCAGCTCCTCGGTGAGGTAGCGGGCGTGGCCGGCGTCGTTGGCGTACTCGCGCAGCCGGTCCGGCGAGTCGGTCAGGGCCACCACCAGGTCCGGGATCTCCAGGCGGTGGATGAGGTTGTCGAGGACCGTCTTCAGGCCGGTGTAGTTCAGGTAGTCGCTGCCGTCGTGGACCACCAGCAGCGGGTACTGGCGGCTGCGGCGGAAGCGGGCCGGCAGGTAGAGGTGGCCGGTGCGCCGCCCCAGGGTGGGGCTGTCGAAGGCCAACGGCTCCAGCGTGCCGGGGCGGGC is a window from the Anaeromyxobacter sp. genome containing:
- a CDS encoding esterase family protein, producing the protein MTGPRSAVQALLASRPDQARAQAFLAGRRIPVVEGSSVTFLWNGQADGVNLRHWVYGLESATALTRLEGTTLWHLTLEIPAGSRVEYKFEVWRSGGSTWVEDPLNPNRARDPFGHNSVLQAEGYQAPGWSRPDPLARPGTLEPLAFDSPTLGRRTGHLYLPARFRRSRQYPLLVVHDGSDYLNYTGLKTVLDNLIHRLEIPDLVVALTDSPDRLREYANDAGHARYLTEELLPHLASRFPLVDRPQARCLMGASFGAVGALSTAWRYPGRWGRLLLQSGSFAFTDIGTHNRRGPLFDQVVGFVNEFRGEPRAVSERVFVSCGMYESLIYENRSLVPLLGATGMDVRFVEARDGHNWENWRDRLREGLSWLFPGPLMLVYE